The genomic interval CTTGACAAAACCTGTCAACTGACTTACATTATACATCGTGAGCATGGCCGCTCCTCTGGCTGGGGAGCTTTACGGAGCGGCGTTTTTTAAGGAGACCCCTATGGCACAAACTGTTGTGAAATGCTTTATTTATACATGGGACGAACTGCTGGCCGCCGCCGAGCGCCGCGAGTGTGTGACGGATCTGCAGGGGCACATCCTGTGCTCCCGTGACCGTGTGTTTGAAACGCGCAAGGCCCGCGACTATTACCAGGTATCGGTCGCTCAGGCCATCGCCCGAGGGTGCGAGGTGCCGGACGCCGTGCGGGCAGAGTACGAGCAGCGCATCTTGGCCAACGGCCTTGACCCCGACCACGCACGGTTCGCCGCCTGGGCGCCGGCTGGCATGTCCAAGGAGGACTTTTTGAAACAGGATACCAAGGTTGTATCGCTTTGCGACAAACGTCTCATCACCGACACAAGGCCCAAGAACGCCAAGGGCAAACCGTTTTCGTGGTCGTACACCGCATTATCGGCGTTCGAGAAATGTCCGGCGTCCTACGCTGCCGAGCGCTTCTACTGCACCGCCCCTTTTCAGGAGACCGAGGCGATTGTTTTCGGCAACCGTGTCCATTCTGCTTGCGAGCAATTCATCAAAGGCGAAGATGTATCAGAGCCAGATCTGATCGTCAAGGTTGCACCCTACCTCAACAACATCGTCGCGCAGCGCGATAAAGGCGCCGATGTCTCTGCTGAGATGGAATTGGCGCTGAACACCAACCTGGAACCAGTAAGCTGGTTCGCCAAAGACGCATGGTTTCGCGGTAAGTTCGACGTTATCATCGAGAGAGACGACCGCCTCAGTTATTTCGACTGGAAAACCGGCAAAAAGGTACGCGACGACCAGGACCAGCTCAAAATCTGCTGTGCCATGCTATCCGTGGTCAAGCCACACATCACCGAGTTCAATCCAAAACTGATCTGGACACAACACCAAACCGTTACAGGCATACAGGGCGGAAGCATGGACAAGAGAGCTGCAGTGGCTGTGCTTGAGGACACACTGGCCCGCGTAGACCGGATGCAGAAGGCCTGGCAGTCCGAGACCTTCCAGGCCCGCAGCGGCCCGTTGTGCCCGTGGTGCAGCCAGTACCAAACCTGTGCGTATGCGCGAAGGAGATAATACAATGAGCCGAAATACATTTAACGAGCAAGAACGCGAGTACAATCGCCGCCAGGATCAGATCGAGACCGCCAAGCGCGAGAGCGATGAGGCGTCACGTCAGAAGGTCTTGGTACTGTATCACAACGACGCCGACGGCTTTGGTGCTGCCTACGCCCTCTGGACCAAGTACGGCGACGCAGCTGTTTACATTCCGGTGCAGTACGGCCAGCCCGTGCCGGATATTCCCGAAAGGATTGAGAAGATCTACATTGTGGACTTTTCCTATGACTGTGAAACGCTCTTGGACCTTTCAGGCGAGTACGAGCTGCTTGTCATCGACCACCACAAGACCGCCGAAGCCGATCTCGCGGGTCTTCCTTTCTGCATCTTCGACACCACCAAGGCAGGCTGCGTTCTGACTTGGGAATACCTCTATCCCGAAGACACCACCGCACCGCTCCTGCTGCAATACGTTGCGGACCGCGACCTCTGGAAGTGGGCACTTCCGGATTCGGAAGCCTTCAATCTGTTCATCGCCACCCTGCCGTTCGACTTCCATACCTGGGACACCTACGCACTCAACGCCGGGCATTTTCAGGACACCGCCTTTTTCTCCGGCTCCGCCATCAAGTCCTTCCGTGACAGGCAGATCGAAAGCACCCTCCGGAATGCGCGCATGATGCTGCTGGCAGGCTATGAGGTGCCGATCGTCAACTGCTCCGCCAACATCTCCGAGGTCGGTAATGAGCTATGCAAGGTGTACCCCGGTGCCCCTTTCTCCGTCTCTTATTGCGACCGCAAGGAGGGCGTGCGCTCCTACTCGCTGAGGTCGATCG from Candidatus Cloacimonadota bacterium carries:
- a CDS encoding PD-(D/E)XK nuclease family protein produces the protein MAQTVVKCFIYTWDELLAAAERRECVTDLQGHILCSRDRVFETRKARDYYQVSVAQAIARGCEVPDAVRAEYEQRILANGLDPDHARFAAWAPAGMSKEDFLKQDTKVVSLCDKRLITDTRPKNAKGKPFSWSYTALSAFEKCPASYAAERFYCTAPFQETEAIVFGNRVHSACEQFIKGEDVSEPDLIVKVAPYLNNIVAQRDKGADVSAEMELALNTNLEPVSWFAKDAWFRGKFDVIIERDDRLSYFDWKTGKKVRDDQDQLKICCAMLSVVKPHITEFNPKLIWTQHQTVTGIQGGSMDKRAAVAVLEDTLARVDRMQKAWQSETFQARSGPLCPWCSQYQTCAYARRR
- a CDS encoding DHHA1 domain-containing protein, giving the protein MSRNTFNEQEREYNRRQDQIETAKRESDEASRQKVLVLYHNDADGFGAAYALWTKYGDAAVYIPVQYGQPVPDIPERIEKIYIVDFSYDCETLLDLSGEYELLVIDHHKTAEADLAGLPFCIFDTTKAGCVLTWEYLYPEDTTAPLLLQYVADRDLWKWALPDSEAFNLFIATLPFDFHTWDTYALNAGHFQDTAFFSGSAIKSFRDRQIESTLRNARMMLLAGYEVPIVNCSANISEVGNELCKVYPGAPFSVSYCDRKEGVRSYSLRSIGEFDVSKIAKLFGGGGHKNAAGFTKEIEWLEISHPDFDTAFDEHAR